The Alkalihalobacillus sp. TS-13 genomic interval GTGTGGATCACCGTTGAAGGCGAAACGGGTGTAGAACGCGAATTAACTGTGGATTGGGGATTGATGGATCAGTATGTTGCGGCACATGAACGTGCAAATGAACGATATAATATTCAAGATCGAATCCGTTATCATCAACTCCTAACATTTCCGGACATCGTTTCTATTCACGAAAAAGAGAATGTATCCGATGAATTTGCAGGTAAGATACTTGAATCTGTAGAAAAAGCGGCTTCTGAATTGAGCGAAATGAGAGCAGAGGAAGGAAAACATTTGAGAGAAGATCTCAATCAACGGCTAACTGTGATTGAAAAAATCCTCAACGAAGTAGAATCCTTTGCACCAGATGTTCAAGAGGCTTATAAAGAACGGCTTTATAAAAGGATCAAAAGCATCAATGATGGAACAGTCGAATTAGATGAAGACCGCATCCTGACTGAAGTTGCGATATTTGCTGATAAATGCAGCATTGATGAAGAATTGATCCGTTTGAAAAGTCATCTCAGTCAATTCAGAGACATTCTAGGGGAATCTGAACCTGTGGGAAGAAAATTGGATTTCCTCGTCCAGGAGATGAATCGTGAAAGCAACACGATCGGGTCGAAAGGAAATGATTATTCAATCAATAAAAATGTTGTACAATTAAAGAGTGAAATAGAAAAAATCAAAGAACAAGTACAAAACATCGAATAAGGTATGATCTAGAGGGTTGTACGTTAAGAAACTTGGATACGCTAGATATAGATAGCCAGGAGGTAACAAATGAACATTAAATTGATCAACATTGGATTTGGAAATATTGTTTCGGCAAATCGTATCATTTCGATCGTAAGTCCAGAATCTGCTCCAATCAAGCGAATCATAACAGATTCAAGGACACAGCATAAATTGATAGATGCGACTTATGGTAGAAGGACACGTGCCGTGATCATCACTGACAGTGATCATGTTATCCTTTCTGCTGTACAACCCGAAACAGTAGCTCAAAGATTACTAAACAAAGAGGATTTGACAGAAGATTAGAGAGTGACTGAGGTGTAAAGGTTAATATGAAAAATGAGAGAGGAATTTTGTTCGTTTTATCTGGCCCCTCCGGAGTTGGAAAAGGAACAGTGAACCGAGCATTGCGTCAACAATGGAATGGGCTTGAATTTTCGATTTCCGTCACTACCCGTAAACCTCGTGAAGGTGAGCAGGATGGGGTTGATTACTTCTTTAAATCCCGAGATGAATTTGAAAAAATGATTGAACAGAATGAACTTCTTGAATGGGCAGAATATGTGGGGAACTACTACGGGACTCCTTTGCATTATGTAGAGCAAACGTTGGCTTCCGGTAAGGATGTTCTGCTTGAAATTGAAGTACAGGGTGCTTTGCAAGTACGAAAACTGGTGCCTGAGGGCGTGTTCATTTTCCTTGTTCCTCCAAGCCTTGCTGAACTTCGAAATCGAATCGTTGGCCGTGGGACGGAAACAGAAGAATTGATCAATAATCGAATGTCCGTTGCTAAGGAAGAACTAGAAATGATGGATTATTACGATTATGTTGTGGAGAATGATGAAATACAGGCTGCATGCAATCGTGTTAAATCGATTGCAATTGCGGAACATTGTAAGAAAGAAAGAATCAAAAAACAATACTTGAGATTACTGGAGGTTGAGTAAATGTTATATCCTTCAATCGATTCTTTGATGGAGAAAATCGATTCCAAATACACACTGGTGACAGTTTCAGCTAAAAGAGCGCGAATGCTCCAACAGGCATCCGAGCCGAAGATTGATGATCCGAAATCCAATAAATTTGTGGGTGTGGCTTTAGAAGAGATCATCGATGGAAAACTAAGCTATGACATTACCAAGCTAGAAGGATAAAGGGGTTGACCCATAAGTGTCTGACGTACTCCGTTGAACCAACATCTTGATTCAATTTGTTGCCGGGGAGACGCCTGACACTTTTCTTATGGGTCGGCTTTTTTTTACCTTAGTTAGTAACTGCTGATCTTAGCGAAATCCACAGTTAGGATTATAATTATCACTTTAAGCGAAATTTGCGACATTCCTGCGGGAAAAGCGAGCCAGGCGAGACCCCGCACACTTTTAAAGGATCTTCGACTAAAAGCCACCACGTCCTGTGGTGAACGTCGAAGCCAGCACGTCCTGTGCAAGTGAGGAGGCCTGCGGAATGGGTTAATGCAGGGAAGTGTTGTCTAGCTCAGCAACCAGTTACTTGGATCACTTCAAACTTCCTGCGGCGGCGACAGCCTCCTCGTCAGTTTTCCAGTGACCTACGTGCCTAACCGGGTCGCTTCCGCTTTTCGTTTGCCCGCGGAAAGGGAGTGAATTTCGCCTAAACAACAATTGTGAATAATAGAGTTTCTCGAACATGTATTCACCGTAAATATATTATGTATACAAAAAGTAGTAGGGGATGGTTTCAGTGTCTAGCAATAAAAACATTTTGCTATGCGTGACCGGAGGAATAGCGGTATTTAAAGCAGCAGCCCTGACGAGTCAAATCAGACAATCTGGGTATGAGGTTAAGGTGATGATGACAAAGTCTGCGATGGAATTCGTTACACCATTGACCTTCCAAACACTATCAAGAAATCCTGTATATCATGATACGTTTGATGAAAAAGACCCGTCTGGTGTGGCACATATTGATTTGGCTGATTGGGCTGATCTGGTCGTCATTGCACCTGCAACAGCAAACAGCATTGGTAAACTGGCAAACGGGATTGCAGATGATATGATCTCTACGACATTGTTAGCAACGACGGCTCCAATAATGATCGCTCCTGCCATGAATGTCCATATGTATGAACATCCCGCAGTCTATTCGAATATGGAAAAACTGGCTGACTTCGGATGCCGTTTCATAGAACCTGGGGAAGGTTTATTAGCATGTGGTTATGTTGGTAAAGGAAGACTTGCAGAACCAGTTGAAATTCTTGAAGCGATCAGTACATTTTTTAAGGAAGCGGATCATCAAGTTTTACAGAATAAACATGTGCTTATCACAGCGGGGCCAACAAGAGAACATATCGATCCTGTGAGGTATTTTTCCAACCGTTCAACTGGCAAGATGGGTTACGCCTTAGCAGAAGCAGCCGCTTCACTTGGTGCAAAGGTAACGCTTGTCAGCGGTCCTTCGGTACTTAAGCCCCCATTCGGAGTTGAGGTGATCCCTGTGGAGACTGCTGAAGAAATGTTTGAAGCTGTAATGTCACTTTATGCTGATGCAGACCTAGTGATCAAATCTGCAGCAGTGGCTGACTATCGCCCGAAACTCACATATGATTCGAAAGTGAAAAAGAGCGAGGGAGACTTGTCGGTTGAGATGGAAAGAACAAAGGATATCTTGAAGGAACTCGGCCGGTACAAGACAAGACAAACATTAGTCGGTTTTGCTGCTGAAACGGATAATGTTGAGCGTTACGCGAAAGATAAGCTAGAAAGAAAGAATCTAGACCTGATTGTTGCGAATGACGTTTCTCAAAAAGGATCAGGATTCGAAGGGGATACGAATCAAGTTTATATTTACGGCAAGGATGGTCATGAACGAAAGAGTGCCTTAGTATCCAAAAAACAAGTAGCAGAGATGGTGCTGGAAGAATCCCTCCGATACATGAAAGGGTTAAATAAAGGATGATTGCTGGGGTGATTGTCGATGTTCCAGCAATTGGTACGGACCGGGCGTTCGACTATCGGATCCCGGACGATCTGGAAAGTGCTGTGCAAATCGGCATACGTGTCGTTGTGCCTTTTGGACCCAGAAAACTGACAGGATTCGTAATCAATTTGAAGGAGGCATCTGAGCATAAAAGATTGAAGAAGATTGAAGATGTTGTCGACCCTTCTCCGGTTATTAATGAAGAATTGATTGAACTTGGAAAATGGATTGCAGATAACACTTTATGTTTTCTTCATTCTGCTTATCAGTCGATGTTGCCGGCGGCTATGAAAATGAACTACACGAAGCGCATCTACAAGACGGAGGGAACTGATTTGGACCGGTTTCCGGAAAATATCCAGGAATCCCTCCAATCTGATAAAGGTCTGAGCTGGGATGAGGTATTGAAGATGGGCTCAGAATATGTACGCAGTGTACAAACAGGTTTGAGTGATGGCCAACTTGATGTCCACTATGAAATACGATCAAAAGGAAACAAAAAGAAACAGAAGGTCATCAAAATCTCAAAAACGCCTGAAGAGTTAGCGGAAGCACGGGATGAGATTATAAAACGTGCGCCAAAACAAGCGGCTATTTTGACTTTTTTACTTGAATCGAAACACCAAGAAATGCTTACTCAAACGTTGATTGAGAAAACCAACAGCTCACGTGCGGCGGTGAAGGGGTTGATTGATAAGCAACTGCTTCTTGAATCGGATAAGGAATTGTACCGGGACCCTTACCAGGATCGTGAATTTGAAAAAACGATATCGTTACCGCTCACCAGTGAACAAAAGCAGACAATCGAGCCTATTTTAGAGGATATCAATACTGAAACTCATGAAACGTTTCTCATTCATGGAGTAACAGGTAGCGGAAAGACGGAAATCTATCTGCAAGCAATCGAACAAGTCCTCCATCTCGGAAGGGAGGCAATCATGCTTGTTCCGGAAATTTCATTGACACCGCAGATGGTACATCGATTCAAAAGTCGGTTTGGTTCAGAAGTAGCGGTATTGCATAGTGGTCTCTCAGTTGGAGAAAAGTATGATGAGTGGCGAAAAATACATCGTAATGAAGCACGTGTGGTCGTTGGAGCGCGTTCAGCAATCTTCGCACCATTTAAGAAACTTGGAATCATCATCATCGATGAAGAACACGAATCAAGCTATAAACAAGAAGAGAATCCCCGCTATCATGCAAGGGATATTGCGATCCAAAGAGGAAAATTCCATAAGTGTCCGGTAGTGCTTGGCAGTGCAACACCGACGTTGGAGTCTTATGCACGTGCGCAAAAAGGGGTATACACGCTTTGCACCCTCAGCGAACGTGTGAATAATAGGGATATGCCGAAAGCTGAAATTGTCGATATGAGGGAAGAGTTGCGTTCAGGCAATCGATCCTTATTCTCAGAGACACTCTTTGAGCGTTTGAAAGACCGGAAAGAGAAAGGTCAACAAAGCGTTCTGCTTTTGAACAGACGCGGTTACTCCACCTTCATCAATTGTCGGGATTGCGGTTATGTCGCACAATGTCCACATTGTGACATTTCCCTTACTTTCCATAAACGGTACAGCACGCTCAAGTGTCATTATTGTGGTTATGAAGCACAGCAGCCCTCCAATTGCCCTGAATGCAACTCAGAACACATCCGTTTTTTCGGAACAGGAACACAGAAAGTCGAGGAAGAGCTTAACAGGCTGATGCCAGAAGCGAAAGTGATCCGAATGGATGTTGATACCACTAGCCGCAAAGGGATGCATGAAAAACTATTGAATTCGTTTGCCGAGAAAAAAGCGGATATTTTGTTAGGGACACAAATGATCGCAAAGGGATTGGATTTTCCGAACGTGACGCTCGTAGGTGTTCTAGCTGCAGATTCTATGCTCCACCTCCCAGATTTCCGTTCCTCTGAACGGACGTTCCAGCTATTAACTCAGGTAGGGGGAAGAGCAGGAAGACATGAACTTTCAGGTGAAGTGGTCATCCAGAGCTATACACCAGAACACTATAGTATCCAACTTGCCCAGCATCATGATTTTCTCACTTTTTATAATAAGGAAATGCAAATTCGGAAATTACACCAATACCCGCCTTTTTATTTCTTGTCCCTAATCACGATTTCACACGAAGAATTGATGTATGTCGTGGACATATGCGAAAAAATTGCAGGACGGTTGAAAGAATCCCTCAGTTCACAAGCCATCGTCCTCGGACCAGTAGCATCACCGATTCCTCGTATGAAAGATAGATATCGCTACCAATGCGTGATAAAATACAAAAATGAACCGAATTTAAAAGAAACATTGAATGAAATTCTGGTCCATTACCAGAAGAGGATGCAGAGGGATGGGTTGGTTATTGGCGTGGATATTCATCCTCAAACAATCATGTAATAAGAGGATAGTTCAAAATTCCGGGAAACAGTTCTGTCGTACTTCTTCGTTACGTTGCTACTCAGATCCTCACGTATAAAAAATACGCTCCGGTCTTCGTAGCTTCCGTGCCTCGAATTTCTCGGCTCTGTTTGTCCTCATTTTGAACTTGGGACGTGATAGTACTGCCGTTGTCATAGGACGTGAGATTTTAGGCAGTGATCGTAACTCGGTTTTACTGGGCGTTAAAACCTTCATGCCTGGTTTTTTTAACGAAATTCACGACACTCCTACGTAATCCGCATTCTGGGCGAGACCAAGCAATAATGTTTTCAGTTAACGGACACCAGAGCCGTTATTTATGAACTAAATCGGTGTTTCTGAATTTTACCGGACACCAGAGCCGTTATTTTTAAAAAAGTAGCTGATTTTCTATGATATTCGTAAAATAAGGTCCCTGTTGTCCGCTAAGTTAGTAAAATACAATTATTTTGGTCAAATAAGGTCTCCTGTGTCCGTTAACAGGTAAATGCAACTCGGTTTCAAGCAGGATGAAGTGAGGAGGCTGGAGGAAGTGGATTATTGCATGGAAGTGATGTCCAGCTCAGCAACCAGTCATTTGGATCACTTCAAACTTCCTGCGGCGGTCGACACATTGATTGACATCCTTATGAGTGAGGCCACGTAGAACCAAGTCTTTGTTTGGTTCGAGTCTCCGTCAGTTTTCCAGAGATCTACGTGAATTAATCGGTTCGATTCCGCTTTTCATTCGCCCGCGGTAAGGGAGTGAATTTTGAAGAATTTTTTAAAATAATGGACTTATTAAGATAGGTGATTATATGAAAATCGTGTTTATGGGAACTCCGGATTTTTCAGTTCCGGTTTTACAAAGACTCATCCGTGATGGTTATGAAGTAGTGGCTGTCGTTACTCAGCCAGATAAGCCGGTCGGCCGGAAGAAAGTGATTACACCCCCACCCGTGAAACAGGAGGCGTTACGGCATGAAATCCCTGTTTTACAACCTAAAAAGGTGAGGACGGAATATGAAGAAATCTTGAAGTATAAGCCAGATCTGATCGTCACAGCAGCCTATGGACAGATTTTACCTGGCGAACTGTTGGATTATCCTGAACTCGGCTGTATAAACGTTCATGCCTCTTTACTTCCTGAATACCGTGGAGGGGCACCCATCCATAAAGCAATCATCGATGGGAAGAAAGAAACCGGCGTAACGATCATGTATATGGTAGAAAAACTGGATGCGGGAGATATGCTTAGTCAAGTAACGATCGAAATCGAAGAGGATGACAATGTTGGTAGCTTACATGATAAGTTGAGCGAGGCAGGGGCAGAATTGCTTGGGGATACGA includes:
- the coaBC gene encoding bifunctional phosphopantothenoylcysteine decarboxylase/phosphopantothenate--cysteine ligase CoaBC — encoded protein: MSSNKNILLCVTGGIAVFKAAALTSQIRQSGYEVKVMMTKSAMEFVTPLTFQTLSRNPVYHDTFDEKDPSGVAHIDLADWADLVVIAPATANSIGKLANGIADDMISTTLLATTAPIMIAPAMNVHMYEHPAVYSNMEKLADFGCRFIEPGEGLLACGYVGKGRLAEPVEILEAISTFFKEADHQVLQNKHVLITAGPTREHIDPVRYFSNRSTGKMGYALAEAAASLGAKVTLVSGPSVLKPPFGVEVIPVETAEEMFEAVMSLYADADLVIKSAAVADYRPKLTYDSKVKKSEGDLSVEMERTKDILKELGRYKTRQTLVGFAAETDNVERYAKDKLERKNLDLIVANDVSQKGSGFEGDTNQVYIYGKDGHERKSALVSKKQVAEMVLEESLRYMKGLNKG
- a CDS encoding YicC/YloC family endoribonuclease, with the translated sequence MIKSMTGFGRACIEYDEFTITTEIRSVNHRFTEVHVRMPRQLTIIEDKVKRCVTRYIKRGKADVWITVEGETGVERELTVDWGLMDQYVAAHERANERYNIQDRIRYHQLLTFPDIVSIHEKENVSDEFAGKILESVEKAASELSEMRAEEGKHLREDLNQRLTVIEKILNEVESFAPDVQEAYKERLYKRIKSINDGTVELDEDRILTEVAIFADKCSIDEELIRLKSHLSQFRDILGESEPVGRKLDFLVQEMNRESNTIGSKGNDYSINKNVVQLKSEIEKIKEQVQNIE
- the remA gene encoding extracellular matrix/biofilm regulator RemA gives rise to the protein MNIKLINIGFGNIVSANRIISIVSPESAPIKRIITDSRTQHKLIDATYGRRTRAVIITDSDHVILSAVQPETVAQRLLNKEDLTED
- the priA gene encoding primosomal protein N' codes for the protein MIAGVIVDVPAIGTDRAFDYRIPDDLESAVQIGIRVVVPFGPRKLTGFVINLKEASEHKRLKKIEDVVDPSPVINEELIELGKWIADNTLCFLHSAYQSMLPAAMKMNYTKRIYKTEGTDLDRFPENIQESLQSDKGLSWDEVLKMGSEYVRSVQTGLSDGQLDVHYEIRSKGNKKKQKVIKISKTPEELAEARDEIIKRAPKQAAILTFLLESKHQEMLTQTLIEKTNSSRAAVKGLIDKQLLLESDKELYRDPYQDREFEKTISLPLTSEQKQTIEPILEDINTETHETFLIHGVTGSGKTEIYLQAIEQVLHLGREAIMLVPEISLTPQMVHRFKSRFGSEVAVLHSGLSVGEKYDEWRKIHRNEARVVVGARSAIFAPFKKLGIIIIDEEHESSYKQEENPRYHARDIAIQRGKFHKCPVVLGSATPTLESYARAQKGVYTLCTLSERVNNRDMPKAEIVDMREELRSGNRSLFSETLFERLKDRKEKGQQSVLLLNRRGYSTFINCRDCGYVAQCPHCDISLTFHKRYSTLKCHYCGYEAQQPSNCPECNSEHIRFFGTGTQKVEEELNRLMPEAKVIRMDVDTTSRKGMHEKLLNSFAEKKADILLGTQMIAKGLDFPNVTLVGVLAADSMLHLPDFRSSERTFQLLTQVGGRAGRHELSGEVVIQSYTPEHYSIQLAQHHDFLTFYNKEMQIRKLHQYPPFYFLSLITISHEELMYVVDICEKIAGRLKESLSSQAIVLGPVASPIPRMKDRYRYQCVIKYKNEPNLKETLNEILVHYQKRMQRDGLVIGVDIHPQTIM
- the fmt gene encoding methionyl-tRNA formyltransferase, whose translation is MKIVFMGTPDFSVPVLQRLIRDGYEVVAVVTQPDKPVGRKKVITPPPVKQEALRHEIPVLQPKKVRTEYEEILKYKPDLIVTAAYGQILPGELLDYPELGCINVHASLLPEYRGGAPIHKAIIDGKKETGVTIMYMVEKLDAGDMLSQVTIEIEEDDNVGSLHDKLSEAGAELLGDTIPMLVNDELQRIPQDESNVTYAPNISREMEKIDWTADGEDIYNQIRGLNPWPVAYTSLEGKNVKVWWGTKEPVEHKGDPGQILALNNKGILVATGDKTAIRITELQPAGKKRLEATQYLAGAQLTTEMKFGE
- the rpoZ gene encoding DNA-directed RNA polymerase subunit omega → MLYPSIDSLMEKIDSKYTLVTVSAKRARMLQQASEPKIDDPKSNKFVGVALEEIIDGKLSYDITKLEG
- the gmk gene encoding guanylate kinase translates to MKNERGILFVLSGPSGVGKGTVNRALRQQWNGLEFSISVTTRKPREGEQDGVDYFFKSRDEFEKMIEQNELLEWAEYVGNYYGTPLHYVEQTLASGKDVLLEIEVQGALQVRKLVPEGVFIFLVPPSLAELRNRIVGRGTETEELINNRMSVAKEELEMMDYYDYVVENDEIQAACNRVKSIAIAEHCKKERIKKQYLRLLEVE